Genomic DNA from Alistipes indistinctus YIT 12060:
GCAATAAAACTCGGTTTTCTTCTGCCTCCCAAATTATTATATACCGGGAATATTTGTCCTAAACAGGCTATTTATTGGAATAATTACACTATATTTAAATACTCTCCTATTGAAATTCAATCTCTAGCATTATGAAAAAGTCGTCGTGGCTGCTCCTCGCAGCCCTGTTGCTGGTGTGTTCCTGCGCCCAGCGAATCAAAATGCAGGTGAGCAATCCCGGTTACCAGACCGATTCCGTAACCGCTCCGGTACGTGTTCTTTCGCTAAACGACACGGTCCCTGCGGAAGCCGTCCTGATCGGAACACTCAAAATCGGAGACAACGGGTTTTCCAAAAGCGGAAACCTCGACACCACGCTGCGGTTGGCCAGGGAACAAGCCGCCAAAGCCGGCGGCAATCTCGTCAAAATCACCTGGCACAAGGCCCCGAGTTTTGCCAGCAGCTGCCATCGGATCAAGGCCGATATCTATCGGATGGACTCCCTGCCGCCAGTGAAGACGCATGCCGTGTTCGACAGTCTGCATTTCCTGAACGGCGAGAGCGTAATCCATCTCTTCCGGAAATTTCCTTTAGGTGCAGCGTTAAGTTACGACGTGAAAATCAATGACTCCGTAGTAACCCAGGCACGCAACAATTGGGCCGAAGAGATTGTGATCCCGGCCACGGGTGAAGTAGTCATCTGGGCCTCCACCGAAAACCGGGCGGAACTCAAACTGATCCTGCAAGCGGGATATCACTATTACATCCGGTGCGGCATGAAATACGGCATAATGGTCGGACGGCCCAAGCTGGAGATCGTGGAACCATCGGTCGCCAAAGCCGAAATCGAAGCGATTCAACAGACTGCGCCAGACCCGGATACAGATACGGATACGGAACCTTAAAAAACTTCATCCCCTAAAACTACCCAAACGATGAAAAAACTACTATTACTTGTCTTTGCACTGAGTCTCTTGCCCAAAGGTTACGCCCAGGACCTGCTCGTGACCGCGAAAGGCGATACCGTGAGATGCAAAATATTGGCGAAAACGGACCAACAGATTTTCATATCGGTCCTCCAGCCCGACGGGACCAAAATCAGTTCTTACGTCTCCAAAGACACGATCCGAACCATCACACCGGGCTATTTTGTTACCGAATCGTCACCGGAAAAGGTAACGCCATTGCTCACTGCCCCGCCAATGAACCAACGAGAGAAAACAAAACACTCCCCGCACGGGGTCCGGTTCGCCCTGTCGGGAGGGTACAGCCACCGGTTGGGTAAATTGGCATCAGGCCTGAAAAGTAGTTACAAAACCGGATTTGTCATCGGCGGCGACCTCGCAGGCTTCTTCAACGAATACATCGGATTGGGTGGATTCGTCAATTACAGGCAATACAACGACGGAAGTGTCAGCAGTGTCGTCGCCGGGCCCAAAATACTC
This window encodes:
- a CDS encoding porin family protein, producing MKKLLLLVFALSLLPKGYAQDLLVTAKGDTVRCKILAKTDQQIFISVLQPDGTKISSYVSKDTIRTITPGYFVTESSPEKVTPLLTAPPMNQREKTKHSPHGVRFALSGGYSHRLGKLASGLKSSYKTGFVIGGDLAGFFNEYIGLGGFVNYRQYNDGSVSSVVAGPKILSRFYNRTQNSAFILGVGLGYVSYQESVSSIKATGSTFGTTVEAGYEIGLSKGVALMINACLTAGSLGKITVNGKTSDLDKRGSMSSLNLAVGLVFGR